In Blastopirellula sediminis, the following proteins share a genomic window:
- a CDS encoding flagellar export chaperone FliS gives MFEYGATNSYLETEVLTATPQKLQMLLIGGAIRFAQQAQHLKDAGQDEAAWEALLRCRGIITEILINIRPQVTPLAGQVAGIYLYLFRELSDIQISDQYEKISSLIPVLEEERETWRQLCEAMPEAPEMPREEVKEITAANSKHLLGNLNVGQAPSGAHWGSHSPAAGEYASGHGSGFSLDA, from the coding sequence ATGTTCGAATACGGCGCAACCAATTCCTATCTCGAAACGGAAGTCCTGACGGCTACCCCGCAAAAACTTCAGATGTTGCTGATCGGCGGCGCCATTCGCTTCGCTCAACAAGCGCAACACCTGAAAGACGCTGGTCAGGACGAAGCCGCTTGGGAAGCGCTGCTCCGTTGCCGCGGCATCATCACCGAGATCCTGATCAACATCCGCCCGCAGGTGACGCCGCTGGCAGGACAAGTGGCCGGCATCTATCTCTACTTGTTCCGCGAACTGTCGGACATCCAGATCTCGGATCAGTATGAGAAGATCAGCTCGCTGATCCCGGTGCTGGAAGAAGAACGAGAAACCTGGCGTCAGCTCTGCGAAGCGATGCCCGAAGCTCCCGAAATGCCCCGCGAAGAGGTGAAGGAAATCACCGCCGCCAACTCGAAGCATTTGCTGGGCAATCTCAATGTGGGGCAAGCCCCCAGCGGCGCCCATTGGGGATCACACTCTCCGGCCGCCGGCGAATACGCCTCGGGTCACGGCTCCGGCTTCTCGCTTGACGCCTAG
- a CDS encoding MqnA/MqnD/SBP family protein — MTTSTQLIRVGHSPDPDDAFMFYALAAEKIDTGEYRFEHELVDIETLNRRAFQGELELTAISIHAYAFLADKYAICSCGASMGDNYGPMVVAKEACSIEDLKSKTIAVPGTLTSAFLALRLCLGSDFEHVVVPFDQIIEAVAAGEYEGQKLDAGLIIHEGQLTFGREKLELIVDLGVWWHDLTGGLPLPLGANGIRKDLGEENIREVTRLLKESIVFGLEHRQEALDYALQFGRGLDNQLADQFVGMYVNDWTVDFGEKGREAVRLFLRMGYEAGVIPTLIEPEFVS; from the coding sequence TTGACCACCTCGACTCAACTGATTCGCGTCGGCCATAGTCCTGATCCCGATGACGCCTTCATGTTCTACGCGCTCGCCGCGGAGAAGATCGATACCGGCGAATATCGTTTTGAACATGAGCTGGTCGATATCGAGACCCTCAATCGTCGCGCGTTCCAGGGTGAATTGGAGCTGACCGCGATCAGCATTCACGCCTACGCCTTCCTGGCCGACAAGTACGCGATCTGCTCGTGCGGCGCCAGCATGGGGGACAACTACGGCCCCATGGTTGTGGCCAAAGAAGCCTGCTCGATCGAAGACCTGAAGTCGAAGACGATCGCGGTGCCTGGCACGCTCACCTCCGCCTTCTTGGCGCTCCGCCTTTGCCTGGGTTCCGACTTTGAGCACGTCGTCGTCCCGTTCGATCAAATCATCGAAGCGGTCGCCGCTGGCGAATACGAAGGTCAGAAGCTCGACGCTGGTCTGATCATTCACGAAGGGCAGCTCACCTTCGGCCGCGAAAAGCTCGAGCTGATCGTCGACCTCGGCGTTTGGTGGCATGACCTGACCGGCGGTTTGCCGCTGCCGCTCGGCGCCAACGGCATTCGCAAGGATCTGGGCGAAGAGAACATTCGCGAAGTGACCCGACTGCTGAAAGAAAGCATCGTCTTCGGCCTGGAACATCGCCAGGAAGCGCTCGACTACGCATTGCAGTTCGGTCGCGGTCTCGACAACCAACTCGCCGACCAGTTCGTCGGAATGTACGTCAACGACTGGACCGTCGACTTCGGCGAAAAAGGACGCGAAGCGGTTCGCCTGTTCCTCCGCATGGGTTATGAAGCTGGCGTGATTCCGACCCTGATCGAACCGGAATTCGTCTCGTAG
- a CDS encoding M20 metallopeptidase family protein — protein MIERAWQSELAALISAQEPKWIEFRRRLHQNPEPSGHEYQTSLAIYQELNSLGIELRMGPEGRGVLAEWRTPHAESLPQAIALRGDIDALRIHDQKDVPYRSQCPGLMHACGHDAHATMALWATSLVVELDRAGALPWPVRLRTIFQPAEETCVGALEMISVGALKEVREIYATHVDPSLPTGRIGLRVGALTASCDAVRIMIHGQGGHGARPHESRDPIAAAAQLINALYLSIPRVTDSQDAVVLSFGKIHGGENLNVIPEQVELFGTLRTLDLKVRQRTIDHIHRIIEGVQRATDTTIEVRFDVGTSAVINQAGSITHLKTAIVEAFGHEAIYEIPRASMGGEDFAFYLEHVPGAMARLGCRPPAAERAPLLHSALFDIDEAVLAIGARMMASAVIHAFEPKD, from the coding sequence ATGATCGAACGAGCCTGGCAATCCGAACTCGCCGCCCTGATCTCGGCCCAAGAGCCGAAGTGGATCGAATTTCGGCGACGACTGCATCAAAACCCGGAGCCATCCGGGCATGAGTATCAAACGAGTCTGGCGATTTACCAAGAGCTGAACTCGCTGGGGATCGAACTGCGCATGGGCCCTGAAGGGCGCGGCGTGTTGGCCGAGTGGCGAACGCCGCATGCCGAATCGCTGCCGCAAGCGATCGCGTTGCGCGGCGACATCGACGCATTGCGGATCCACGATCAGAAAGATGTCCCCTATCGCAGCCAATGTCCCGGGCTGATGCATGCCTGCGGACATGACGCCCATGCGACGATGGCTCTGTGGGCGACGTCGCTGGTAGTTGAACTCGATCGCGCTGGCGCCCTTCCCTGGCCGGTCCGACTGCGCACGATCTTCCAACCGGCGGAAGAAACATGCGTCGGGGCGCTCGAGATGATTTCGGTCGGCGCTTTGAAAGAAGTGCGTGAGATCTACGCAACGCATGTCGATCCGTCCCTTCCCACTGGCAGAATCGGCTTGCGCGTCGGTGCGCTGACCGCCAGCTGCGATGCGGTCCGCATCATGATTCATGGTCAAGGAGGACATGGCGCTCGTCCGCACGAGTCGCGCGATCCCATCGCCGCCGCGGCTCAGCTGATCAACGCCTTGTATTTGTCGATTCCGCGCGTGACCGACAGCCAGGATGCGGTCGTGTTGTCGTTCGGCAAGATCCACGGCGGCGAGAACTTGAACGTCATTCCGGAACAGGTCGAACTGTTCGGCACCCTCCGCACCCTCGACTTGAAAGTGCGTCAGCGGACGATCGATCATATTCATCGCATCATCGAAGGGGTGCAGCGTGCGACCGACACCACGATCGAAGTTCGCTTCGACGTCGGCACGAGCGCCGTCATCAATCAGGCAGGCTCCATCACGCACCTGAAAACGGCGATTGTCGAGGCCTTCGGCCATGAAGCGATCTACGAAATCCCCCGAGCCAGCATGGGAGGCGAGGACTTCGCCTTTTACCTCGAACATGTCCCCGGCGCGATGGCGCGGCTCGGTTGTCGGCCTCCCGCCGCCGAACGTGCGCCGCTGCTGCATAGCGCGCTGTTTGATATCGATGAAGCCGTATTAGCGATTGGCGCACGAATGATGGCCAGCGCCGTCATCCATGCGTTTGAACCGAAAGACTAG
- the fliD gene encoding flagellar filament capping protein FliD, protein MAGISSTTGLISGINIVDTVTQLLKIEARPRDLLISRTTTVSNEQGALSKVTAAILSLQFSAQALGKTSIFNTRTAQTSNSTALSATVTGTPRVGVTQVTPVRTAQAQQYLSSGVSSLTEALSAGSISFSAAPRLDSGIELNRLNGGDGVGPGKIKITDRAGDTATIDLRYATTIDDVLNAINNNDDIDVTATIEGDRIKLTDNTGQTTSNLIVKEVSGGSTAADLGLRDVNVAASSYVGNDIFSLHSGTKLSELRDGAGIRLSSDLDDLTITFRDGTSQNIGLRQTAQPEAAATASTSTSDPKFSITANNAGDAYDGVSVIFQDNGSVTQGSETVVYDDLAKTITVQIDKGSTTAADVISAINNDASAGLYFTAATIDGGTGNGLIDTVDTAITTGGTALSSAVTTAANANASIEISAVNAGGDYDGVQILFVDDPGVSKGSETVIYDDSDPGNKTLTVHIKAGETTADDVIAAISGDPLVSPLFTAANVVGSNGDGLIDVSDTGTTSGGTANAIGISTAQSVDSVVKLTAKQLGGEYDNVTLRYVNDPAVTAGNEVVEYDDSDPDNITLTVRIQQGATTADNVIAAINGNATTSARFTAATATGGSGDRIVDVLSTAVTSGGAAREERSPQSLGDLLTIFNEVDPTRLQAQISADGDRIELIDLSTDNGGSFSVSSFGDGHAAEDLGIAFSTASDTISSGRYIGGLNSKLISSLNGGKGFDLGSIKITDRSGATATIDLSGAETVQDVLTAFNDSGLGIEAEYNTAGNGITIRDTTGQFFSNFKIENADATNSATQLNIAVSTSQTKVESGSLHFQYISEQTELDSLNGGKGITRGKFIIKDSAGGARVFDLSGDTIKTVGDLLNAINSQTGVKVTAEINATGDGIKIIDQANGSGELRIQDSGTTGTATSLGLLGTGSIAQGDSKQSIVGTFNKTIQIEAGETINDVITKINDLDAGFSANVFDYGAGSERYRISLTSDKTGSGGNFQIDSSNSQFEFDETVRGQDALLLFGSNANGSSGILTTSSTNTFTGVVEGLSVTIKEATNTPVNITVSESDTALISAANSFVTQYNALVDLMDDYTSFNEADSSTGILFGTNVANRIDTELGEILTKRYAGLGSIQSLQQLGFTYNDSGKLTLDTTKLQQKFAEDPEAVEEFFLKEQTISGEKKKIGFAQQFDDLMEAFAGANSSLLISRIEALQSKIDLNQSRIDAWNEKLERRQTVLLNQFYDLESTLAKIQTNTQYLSAIQPITIPEN, encoded by the coding sequence ATGGCAGGGATTAGCAGCACTACTGGTCTTATTTCCGGCATCAACATTGTTGATACGGTAACGCAGCTGCTCAAGATTGAAGCCCGACCGCGCGACTTGTTGATCTCCCGCACGACGACAGTCTCGAACGAACAAGGCGCACTCAGCAAGGTCACCGCGGCGATCCTTAGCTTGCAGTTCTCGGCGCAAGCTCTCGGCAAGACTTCGATTTTCAACACGCGCACCGCGCAGACCAGCAACTCCACCGCACTTTCCGCCACGGTTACCGGCACGCCGCGGGTCGGCGTAACGCAAGTTACTCCGGTACGTACGGCACAGGCGCAGCAATACCTCAGCTCCGGCGTCTCCTCCCTCACCGAGGCGCTCAGCGCCGGCTCGATCTCGTTCAGCGCCGCTCCGCGACTCGACAGCGGGATCGAACTAAACCGGCTCAACGGCGGCGACGGCGTCGGGCCTGGCAAGATCAAGATCACCGACCGAGCGGGGGATACCGCCACGATCGATCTTCGCTACGCGACCACGATCGACGACGTCCTCAACGCGATCAATAACAACGACGACATCGACGTCACCGCGACGATCGAGGGCGATCGGATCAAGCTGACCGACAATACCGGCCAGACGACCAGCAATCTGATCGTCAAAGAAGTCTCCGGCGGATCGACCGCCGCCGACTTGGGACTGCGCGACGTCAACGTCGCCGCCAGCTCATACGTCGGCAACGATATTTTCTCGCTCCATAGCGGCACGAAGTTAAGCGAACTGCGCGACGGAGCGGGCATTCGTCTTAGCAGCGACTTAGACGACCTGACGATCACCTTTCGCGACGGCACGTCCCAGAACATCGGCCTGCGGCAGACCGCTCAACCCGAAGCCGCCGCAACCGCTTCGACCTCGACCTCCGATCCGAAATTCAGCATCACGGCCAACAATGCCGGCGACGCTTACGATGGGGTGTCGGTCATCTTCCAAGACAACGGGTCCGTCACCCAGGGTAGCGAAACGGTCGTCTACGACGATTTGGCGAAGACCATTACCGTCCAAATCGACAAAGGTTCGACCACGGCCGCCGACGTCATCAGTGCAATCAACAACGACGCGTCGGCCGGACTCTATTTCACCGCTGCGACGATTGACGGCGGAACGGGCAACGGCTTGATCGACACCGTCGATACCGCGATCACCACCGGCGGAACGGCGCTCTCTTCCGCGGTCACGACGGCAGCCAACGCCAACGCCAGTATCGAGATCAGCGCCGTCAACGCCGGTGGCGACTACGACGGCGTACAGATTCTCTTCGTCGACGATCCCGGCGTCAGCAAGGGAAGCGAAACGGTCATTTATGACGACAGCGATCCCGGCAACAAGACGCTGACTGTCCACATCAAGGCCGGCGAAACGACCGCCGATGACGTGATCGCGGCGATCAGCGGCGATCCGTTGGTGAGCCCGCTGTTTACCGCGGCGAACGTCGTCGGCAGCAACGGCGATGGCTTGATCGACGTCTCCGACACCGGCACGACAAGCGGCGGAACCGCCAACGCCATCGGCATTTCGACCGCTCAATCGGTCGACAGCGTCGTCAAGCTTACGGCCAAGCAATTGGGGGGAGAGTACGACAACGTAACGCTGCGATACGTTAACGACCCGGCCGTCACCGCTGGTAACGAAGTCGTCGAATATGACGACAGTGATCCTGACAACATCACGCTGACCGTCCGCATCCAACAAGGCGCGACCACGGCCGATAACGTCATCGCCGCCATCAACGGCAACGCCACGACGTCGGCTCGCTTTACCGCTGCGACCGCGACCGGCGGTAGCGGAGACCGGATTGTCGACGTCCTTAGCACCGCCGTTACGTCGGGCGGAGCCGCACGAGAGGAACGCTCGCCCCAATCGTTGGGAGACCTGCTGACGATCTTCAATGAAGTCGATCCGACGCGATTGCAGGCGCAAATCTCGGCCGATGGCGATCGCATCGAATTGATCGACCTCTCGACGGACAACGGCGGATCGTTTTCCGTCAGCAGCTTTGGCGACGGCCACGCGGCCGAGGATCTCGGAATCGCGTTTTCGACCGCCAGCGACACGATTTCGAGCGGTCGCTACATCGGCGGGCTCAACTCCAAGTTGATCAGTTCGCTGAACGGCGGCAAAGGTTTTGACCTAGGATCGATCAAGATCACCGACCGCAGCGGCGCGACGGCGACGATCGACCTGTCTGGCGCCGAGACGGTGCAGGACGTCTTGACCGCGTTCAACGATTCGGGACTGGGCATAGAAGCCGAATACAACACAGCCGGCAACGGCATCACAATTCGCGACACGACTGGCCAGTTCTTCAGCAATTTCAAGATCGAGAACGCCGACGCCACCAATTCGGCGACCCAGTTGAACATCGCCGTATCGACCTCGCAGACGAAAGTCGAATCAGGCTCGCTCCATTTCCAATACATCAGTGAGCAGACGGAACTTGATTCGTTGAATGGCGGCAAAGGGATCACGCGCGGCAAGTTCATCATCAAGGACAGTGCCGGCGGCGCCCGCGTTTTTGACCTCTCCGGCGACACGATTAAGACCGTCGGCGACCTGCTCAACGCCATCAATAGCCAAACCGGCGTCAAGGTCACGGCCGAAATCAACGCCACCGGCGACGGCATCAAGATCATCGACCAGGCCAACGGATCTGGCGAGTTGCGGATCCAGGACTCAGGAACGACCGGCACGGCGACTTCGCTCGGCTTGCTCGGGACCGGTTCGATCGCCCAAGGGGACTCGAAACAGAGCATCGTCGGCACGTTCAACAAGACCATCCAGATCGAAGCCGGCGAAACGATCAACGACGTAATCACCAAGATCAACGACCTGGACGCTGGATTCTCGGCGAACGTCTTCGATTACGGCGCCGGTTCCGAGCGATATCGCATTTCGCTCACTTCGGACAAAACCGGCAGCGGCGGCAATTTCCAGATCGACTCTTCCAACTCGCAATTCGAATTTGATGAGACGGTGCGTGGGCAAGACGCCCTGCTCCTGTTCGGCTCGAACGCCAATGGATCGTCCGGGATTCTGACCACTTCGTCGACCAACACCTTTACCGGCGTCGTCGAAGGCCTTAGCGTCACGATCAAGGAAGCGACGAACACGCCGGTCAACATCACCGTTTCCGAATCAGACACGGCGTTAATCTCCGCCGCCAACTCGTTCGTCACGCAGTACAACGCGCTGGTCGACTTGATGGACGACTACACCTCGTTCAATGAGGCGGACAGCTCAACCGGCATCCTGTTCGGCACGAACGTCGCGAACCGGATCGACACGGAACTTGGCGAAATCCTCACAAAGCGTTACGCCGGTCTCGGCAGCATTCAATCGCTGCAGCAGCTTGGCTTCACCTACAACGATAGCGGCAAGCTGACGCTCGACACGACGAAGCTGCAACAAAAGTTTGCGGAAGACCCGGAGGCGGTCGAAGAGTTTTTCTTGAAAGAACAGACGATCAGCGGCGAGAAAAAGAAAATCGGGTTCGCACAACAGTTTGACGACCTGATGGAAGCGTTCGCGGGGGCGAATAGCTCGCTGCTTATCAGTCGAATCGAAGCGTTGCAAAGCAAAATTGATTTGAATCAGTCGCGAATCGACGCCTGGAACGAAAAATTGGAACGTCGCCAGACAGTCCTGCTGAACCAATTTTATGACTTGGAGTCGACGCTCGCCAAGATCCAGACCAATACGCAGTACCTGAGTGCGATTCAGCCAATTACGATCCCCGAAAACTAG